The DNA region TCTATTTTATACTCGACGGCTTTGATCTTGGCCTGGGCACGCTTCTGCCGTTTCTCGGCAAGAATGACACGGAACGGCGCATCATCTACAACACGATGGGACCCTTCTGGGATGGGAATGAAGTGTGGCTCATTACTGCGGGCGGAGTGACCTTCGCTGCCTTTCCGGCGACGTATGCTGTTCTTTTCAGCGCCTTTTATTCCCCCTTGATGATCATACTCTTCGCACTAATCATCCGGGCTGCCGCTTTCGAATTGAGAGGTAAGCTTCCCGGCAAGTCATGGCGCTCTCTGTGGGATAGCCTGGCAGCACTCGGCAGTTTTGTGCCGGCACTGCTGTTCGGCGTGGCCTTCGCCAACATCTTTCGGGGAATACCCATAGACGGCGAGGGAATTTACCATGCGGACCTCTTTTTTCTTCTCAACCTTTATGCCCTTCTGGGCGGGCTTCTCTTTCTCCTGCTTTTCCTTGTCCACGGAGCCCTCTGGCTGGCGGTAAAATCGGAAGGCATACTTCAACAACGGGCCGCTCGGTACGCAAAAACGCTTTGGGTACCGCTTGTCGTCGTTGCGGTGCTGTTTCTTGCACACACCTGGTTTGAGACAGGCCTTTACTACAACTACAAACTCATTCCCGTCTTATTGCTCATCCCTTTGTGCGCGGTTCTGGCACTCTTGCTGGTGCGGGCTTACCTGGCACACAAGACATACGGCAAGGCCTGGTTCGCGTCCTGTCTTGTGATTCTCTGTGTCACGCTTTTCGGTGTCATGGGGCTCTATCCCAACATGCTGATTTCGACAATGAACCCTGCTTACAGCCTCACTGCCTTCAATGCTGCGTCGAGCCCGGGGACACTTAAGATCATGCTTGTCGTGGCGCTCATTTTCGTTCCGATCGTTATGCTCTACCAGGGCTGGGTCTACAGCCTCTTCAGGGGCAAGGTACGCAGCGAAGACCTGCAGAGTGACGAAGCGTATTGATAAAGTTATGCTCTTCCTTGCCCTGGCGCGTCACTGACAGAGCACGTGTTAATTAAACGCGGCCCCTCCATCCACGACGATGGTCTGCCCCGTAATAAAATCGCTGTCCTCCGAGGCGAGGAACACAATGGTTCCGGTTAGATCCTCAGACGCCTCATTGCGTTTGAAGCACCGGGTGCTGGCCAGCATTTTCAGGCGCTCCTCCGGATACATCGGACTTCCCTGAAGGCCCTCGCTGTATGTAAAGCCAGGGGCAATGGCATTGACACAGATATTATCGTCACCCAGCTCCCGCGCTATCGCCCTGGTAAATGCAATGACGCCACCCTTAGAGGCCACGTAGTGGCTGAAGAAGGGAACCCCCATATAAAAAGTGGAAGAGGAAACAT from Syntrophorhabdales bacterium includes:
- the cydB gene encoding cytochrome d ubiquinol oxidase subunit II, which translates into the protein MLETIWFLLWGILWALYFILDGFDLGLGTLLPFLGKNDTERRIIYNTMGPFWDGNEVWLITAGGVTFAAFPATYAVLFSAFYSPLMIILFALIIRAAAFELRGKLPGKSWRSLWDSLAALGSFVPALLFGVAFANIFRGIPIDGEGIYHADLFFLLNLYALLGGLLFLLLFLVHGALWLAVKSEGILQQRAARYAKTLWVPLVVVAVLFLAHTWFETGLYYNYKLIPVLLLIPLCAVLALLLVRAYLAHKTYGKAWFASCLVILCVTLFGVMGLYPNMLISTMNPAYSLTAFNAASSPGTLKIMLVVALIFVPIVMLYQGWVYSLFRGKVRSEDLQSDEAY